A portion of the Lolium rigidum isolate FL_2022 chromosome 1, APGP_CSIRO_Lrig_0.1, whole genome shotgun sequence genome contains these proteins:
- the LOC124672715 gene encoding expansin-B2-like: MAGVTTNTVALVALLSMLVTSVRSGTTYSSTWLPAKATWYGKPNGAGPDNGGGACNFKNSQKAPFFSMTSCGNQALFKDGAGCGACYQIKCNKNNYPECSNVAKTVVITDINDGPMAKYHFDLSGTAFGAMALPGRNAQLRRAGKISIQFRRVPCNWPGVKITFYILKGANPYYFPVMPEHLNGDGTVVKMEVMRSKDGRPTKIWEPMYRSVGAVWRRDSGNPLKGPLSLRITSDSGKKLIANNVIPAGWKGGNGYTSKVQFY; this comes from the exons ATGGCCGGTGTCACCACCAACACCGTCGCCCTTGTGGCACTCCTCTCCATGCTCGTCACGTCCGTCCGTTCCGGCACCACCTACAGCTCCACCTGGCTCCCCGCCAAGGCCACCTGGTACGGCAAGCCCAACGGCGCCGGCCCCGACAACGGCG GTGGTGCTTGTAACTTCAAGAACAGCCAGAAGGCACCATTCTTCTCCATGACGTCCTGCGGCAACCAGGCTTTGTTCAAGGACGGCGCCGGCTGCGGCGCCTGCTACCAG ATAAAATGCAACAAGAATAACTACCCCGAGTGCTCCAACGTGGCGAAGACGGTCGTCATCACCGATATAAACGACGGCCCCATGGCCAAGTACCACTTCGACCTCAGCGGCACGGCGTTCGGTGCCATGGCGCTTCCAGGCCGGAACGCCCAGCTCCGCCGCGCCGGCAAGATCAGCATCCAGTTCAGGAGGGTGCCCTGCAACTGGCCGGGCGTGAAGATCACCTTCTATATCCTCAAGGGTGCCAACCCATACTACTTCCCGGTGATGCCAGAACACCTCAACGGAGATGGGACCGTGGTCAAGATGGAAGTCATGCGGTCCAAGGACGGCCGCCCCACCAAGATCTGGGAACCCATGTACCGCTCCGTGGGCGCCGTCTGGAGGCGCGACTCCGGCAACCCGCTCAAGGGGCCATTGTCCTTGcgcatcaccagcgattccggcaAGAAGCTCATCGCCAACAATGTTATCCCGGCT